In Kitasatospora gansuensis, a genomic segment contains:
- a CDS encoding HdeD family acid-resistance protein, whose product MINTTARQETAMANPHDPNALPPLEGQVLEGPVQRLAHAAWQALLAAGIASLILGVIVFVWPKQTLWVVGVLFGLYLLIIGVVQLVAAFGTHASTAMRVLAFISGAICVLLGLLCFRSAVQSVLLLAIWIGIGWLFRGITQLAAAASDPAMPARGWQFFGGAVNTLAGILLMVWPAHSVTALTVLAGCGLLVLGIVEIATALQVRSRAKELPSGV is encoded by the coding sequence ATGATCAACACCACTGCCCGTCAGGAGACCGCCATGGCCAACCCGCACGATCCCAACGCGCTCCCTCCGCTGGAAGGCCAGGTGCTGGAGGGCCCGGTGCAGCGGCTGGCACACGCCGCCTGGCAGGCGCTGCTCGCGGCGGGCATCGCCTCGCTGATCCTCGGCGTGATCGTCTTCGTCTGGCCGAAGCAGACCCTGTGGGTGGTCGGCGTGCTGTTCGGCCTCTACCTGCTGATCATCGGCGTCGTGCAGCTGGTCGCCGCGTTCGGCACCCACGCCTCCACCGCGATGCGGGTGCTGGCCTTCATCAGCGGCGCGATCTGCGTGCTGCTGGGGCTGCTCTGCTTCCGCAGCGCCGTGCAGTCGGTGCTGCTGCTGGCGATCTGGATCGGCATCGGCTGGCTGTTCCGCGGCATCACCCAGCTCGCGGCGGCCGCCTCCGACCCGGCGATGCCCGCCCGTGGCTGGCAGTTCTTCGGCGGCGCGGTCAACACCCTGGCCGGGATCCTGCTGATGGTCTGGCCGGCCCACTCGGTCACCGCGCTCACCGTCCTGGCCGGCTGCGGCCTGCTGGTGCTCGGCATCGTCGAGATCGCCACCGCCCTCCAGGTCCGCAGCCGCGCGAAGGAGCTCCCCTCGGGCGTCTGA
- a CDS encoding LysE family translocator, giving the protein MAPHTLLLFLGVDLLLVLTPGPDWLYIAARGLGQGRRAALLAVAGVCAGYAVHTALSSAGLAAALRAVPAALPALRWAGAAYLAVLAVTMLLGLRRTGGQLPPAPAQSTGTVLRQSMLTALLNPKGLLLYLSLVPQFVEPDSAVPVGGQVLALGSLNVLCCAAVYGAVAVTAARLGGSLAGTPVAARRLTAVSAVLLLLVAGATATA; this is encoded by the coding sequence ATGGCACCGCACACCCTGCTGCTCTTCCTCGGCGTGGACCTGCTGCTCGTCCTCACCCCAGGGCCCGACTGGCTCTACATCGCCGCGCGCGGCCTCGGCCAGGGCCGCCGGGCGGCGCTGCTCGCGGTGGCCGGGGTCTGCGCCGGGTACGCGGTGCACACCGCGCTCTCCTCGGCCGGCCTGGCCGCCGCCCTGCGGGCGGTGCCCGCCGCGCTGCCCGCGCTGCGCTGGGCCGGGGCGGCGTACCTCGCGGTGCTGGCCGTCACCATGCTGCTCGGCCTGCGCCGGACGGGCGGTCAGCTGCCGCCCGCCCCCGCCCAGTCCACCGGCACGGTGCTGCGGCAGAGCATGCTGACCGCGCTGCTCAACCCGAAGGGGCTGCTGCTCTACCTGTCGCTGGTGCCGCAGTTCGTCGAGCCGGACAGCGCGGTGCCGGTCGGCGGCCAGGTGCTCGCGCTCGGCAGCCTGAACGTGCTCTGCTGCGCGGCGGTGTACGGCGCGGTCGCCGTGACCGCCGCCCGGCTCGGCGGCTCGCTGGCGGGCACCCCGGTCGCGGCGCGGCGGTTGACGGCGGTCTCCGCCGTCCTGCTGCTGCTGGTGGCCGGGGCGACCGCGACGGCCTGA
- a CDS encoding Lrp/AsnC family transcriptional regulator: MDRIDRRILHELQRDGRLTNAELAARVDLTPSPCLRRVRQLEQDGVILGYRALLDGAALDRGFQPFVTIVMRHEDKATVADFERQVAALPEVVEAHRLFGDPDYLLRIAVADIAAYERFITDVLSGLPGIAQVNSHLTMKRVKADQGLPTGADRSR; this comes from the coding sequence ATGGACCGAATCGACCGCAGAATCCTGCACGAGCTCCAGCGGGACGGCCGGCTCACCAACGCCGAGCTCGCCGCCCGGGTGGACCTGACCCCCTCCCCGTGCCTGCGCCGGGTCCGGCAGCTGGAGCAGGACGGGGTGATCCTCGGCTACCGCGCCCTGCTCGACGGGGCGGCCCTGGACCGGGGCTTCCAGCCCTTCGTGACCATCGTGATGCGGCACGAGGACAAGGCGACGGTGGCCGACTTCGAGCGCCAGGTCGCCGCGCTGCCCGAAGTGGTCGAGGCGCACCGCCTGTTCGGCGACCCGGACTACCTGCTGCGGATCGCGGTGGCGGACATCGCGGCGTACGAGCGGTTCATCACCGACGTGCTGTCCGGGCTGCCCGGGATCGCCCAGGTGAACTCACATCTGACGATGAAACGGGTGAAGGCCGATCAGGGACTGCCGACGGGCGCCGACCGGTCCCGCTGA
- a CDS encoding antibiotic biosynthesis monooxygenase family protein, which translates to MIVRIWEAQVAPRRVDEFCTRLCDEVLPALRDTDGFEGAELLRSVTELDHRVLLLTRWRDEAAVRAYAGPMWRIRPVWAEGEFGYLEHPPTVSHFRPTLLQRDRSAPVGSP; encoded by the coding sequence ATGATCGTCCGGATCTGGGAGGCGCAGGTGGCGCCCCGACGGGTGGACGAGTTCTGCACCAGGCTGTGCGACGAGGTGCTCCCCGCGCTGCGGGACACCGACGGGTTCGAGGGCGCCGAGCTGCTGCGGTCGGTGACCGAGCTGGACCACCGGGTGCTGCTGCTGACCCGCTGGCGGGACGAGGCGGCGGTGCGGGCGTACGCCGGGCCGATGTGGCGGATCAGGCCGGTCTGGGCGGAGGGCGAGTTCGGCTACCTGGAGCACCCGCCGACCGTCTCGCACTTCCGGCCGACGCTGCTTCAGCGGGACCGGTCGGCGCCCGTCGGCAGTCCCTGA
- a CDS encoding Prokaryotic metallothionein, whose amino-acid sequence MAVCATCGNDYWLAFEIKTITGDSYTFDSFECAMEKLAPRCEYCEVRIVGHGVEVSGKFFCCANCARRDGGLGEQIRDAVGTHPGVTPGRAK is encoded by the coding sequence ATGGCGGTCTGCGCGACCTGCGGCAACGACTACTGGCTGGCCTTCGAGATCAAGACCATCACCGGCGACAGCTACACCTTCGACAGCTTCGAGTGCGCGATGGAGAAGCTGGCGCCGCGCTGCGAGTACTGCGAGGTGCGGATCGTCGGCCACGGCGTCGAGGTCTCCGGCAAGTTCTTCTGCTGCGCCAACTGCGCCCGCCGCGACGGCGGCCTGGGCGAGCAGATCCGCGACGCGGTGGGCACTCACCCCGGGGTCACACCCGGGCGTGCGAAGTGA
- a CDS encoding ATP-binding protein produces MNEWLIHDYREDDLAAVVHLIDTTAELGQESVYSLAECITALTSRQPAVVAVSRGVPIGAALAHLAGDRAWVMRIAIAPAWRGRGLASALLRELERRLLERRVRRIAYVLPEEELLGEGLRNAGYTRRPAVAYFEKAEPTGPGGNALEELGGRLLPGDLWGKVAGMAAEKDLIERRVVQPLAEPERAARHGVRPPRAIALFGPPGTGKTTFARAMASRLGWPFVELLPSRLADEGNLAAALRTAFGRIAELERVLVFIDEVEEIAPVRGEGVQSGLHGVTNELLKLIPGFREGEERLLVCATNSIRSLDPAFLRHGRFDYLIPIGTPDPVAREAIWARYAEGRAGVELDRLVEHSELFTPADIEHAARSAAQAAFERDLAGDGPAGATTGDYLTAIGQCRPTVTPAMIEDFTADITSHARV; encoded by the coding sequence ATGAACGAGTGGCTGATTCACGACTACCGCGAGGACGACCTGGCCGCGGTGGTGCACCTGATCGACACTACGGCCGAGCTGGGCCAGGAGTCGGTGTACTCGCTGGCCGAGTGCATCACCGCGCTGACCTCCCGTCAGCCCGCCGTGGTGGCCGTCAGCCGGGGCGTGCCGATCGGCGCGGCGCTGGCGCACCTGGCGGGCGACCGGGCCTGGGTGATGCGGATCGCGATCGCCCCGGCCTGGCGCGGCCGGGGGCTGGCCAGCGCCCTGCTCCGGGAGTTGGAGCGGCGCCTGCTGGAGCGACGGGTGCGCCGGATCGCGTACGTGCTGCCGGAGGAGGAGCTGCTCGGCGAGGGACTGCGGAACGCCGGGTACACCCGGCGGCCGGCCGTCGCGTACTTCGAGAAGGCCGAGCCGACCGGCCCGGGCGGCAACGCGCTGGAGGAGCTGGGCGGCCGGCTGCTGCCGGGCGACCTGTGGGGCAAGGTGGCCGGGATGGCGGCGGAGAAGGACCTGATCGAGCGTCGGGTGGTGCAGCCGCTGGCCGAGCCGGAGCGGGCCGCCCGGCACGGGGTGCGGCCGCCCCGGGCAATCGCGCTGTTCGGGCCGCCCGGCACCGGCAAGACCACCTTCGCCCGGGCGATGGCCTCCCGGCTGGGCTGGCCGTTCGTCGAGCTGCTGCCGTCCCGGCTGGCCGACGAGGGCAACCTCGCGGCGGCGCTGCGGACGGCCTTCGGGCGGATCGCCGAGCTGGAGCGGGTGCTGGTCTTCATCGACGAGGTGGAGGAGATCGCGCCGGTCCGCGGCGAAGGGGTGCAGTCCGGGCTGCACGGGGTGACCAACGAACTGCTCAAGCTGATCCCGGGCTTCCGGGAGGGCGAGGAGCGGCTGCTGGTCTGTGCGACCAACTCGATCCGCTCGCTCGACCCGGCTTTCCTCCGGCACGGCCGGTTCGACTACCTGATCCCGATCGGTACGCCCGACCCGGTGGCCAGGGAGGCGATCTGGGCCCGGTACGCCGAGGGCCGGGCCGGAGTGGAGCTGGACCGGCTGGTCGAGCACAGCGAGCTGTTCACCCCGGCCGACATCGAGCACGCCGCCCGCAGCGCGGCCCAGGCCGCCTTCGAACGGGACCTGGCGGGTGACGGTCCGGCAGGCGCCACCACCGGCGACTACCTGACGGCGATCGGCCAGTGCCGCCCGACCGTCACGCCCGCGATGATCGAGGACTTCACCGCCGACATCACTTCGCACGCCCGGGTGTGA
- a CDS encoding GNAT family N-acetyltransferase, whose amino-acid sequence MTTSPRLVPVTADNLDAVLAVQVHPEQEVAVSPVVKSLAEAYVHPGVAWPRAIVDGERVVGFVMAFLDIDWRGDGGTDIRSGLWRLNIAAAEQGHGYGKFAVHAVAEEIRRRGGTRLTVTWHPGEHGPEGFYLGLGFRPTGEQSGGQTVADLEL is encoded by the coding sequence ATGACGACTTCACCCCGCCTCGTACCGGTCACCGCCGACAACCTGGACGCCGTGCTGGCCGTGCAGGTGCACCCGGAGCAGGAGGTCGCGGTCTCCCCGGTGGTCAAGTCGCTGGCCGAGGCGTACGTGCACCCCGGGGTGGCCTGGCCGCGGGCGATCGTGGACGGCGAGCGGGTGGTCGGCTTCGTGATGGCCTTCCTGGACATCGACTGGCGCGGGGACGGGGGCACCGACATCCGCTCCGGCCTCTGGCGGCTCAACATCGCCGCCGCCGAACAGGGCCACGGCTACGGGAAGTTCGCGGTGCACGCGGTGGCCGAGGAGATCCGCCGCCGGGGCGGCACCCGGCTGACCGTCACCTGGCACCCGGGCGAGCACGGCCCGGAGGGCTTCTACCTCGGCCTCGGCTTCCGCCCCACCGGCGAGCAGAGCGGCGGCCAGACCGTCGCCGACCTGGAGCTGTAG
- a CDS encoding cytochrome P450, translated as MSATADIGSRRTDLGIPTGIDLADPEFWRRPLPERAAAFARLRALGGPVYFTDLRTGKGFHALVRHADVVAASRTPEVFISGPGVTTPEPARWVRTLFGDSMVNLDDPRHADLRRIVSRAFTPRLIAKVEDDIRSVARELVDEVIARRPTDFVSAVAAELPYRVICNMMGIPEPQRNRILAQINHASENTGVARSRIRIPGKGLRALARMQGSIAALGRERRRRPTDDLISALVTADVDGRRLNSRELGAFFSLLLVAGVETTRNALAHGLHLLTEHPEQRELLLADLDTHLGGAVEEMVRHSTPIIQFRRTVAADHQLNGTHLAKGEKVVLFFGSANRDEAVFTDPDAFDITRSPNPHLGFGGGGPHFCLGAYLARQEMKVLFRELLTRLPDIHSVGEPELIHSNFDNRVRALRFGYRLSSS; from the coding sequence ATGAGCGCAACGGCGGATATCGGTTCGCGGCGGACAGACCTCGGAATTCCCACCGGCATCGATTTGGCGGACCCGGAGTTCTGGCGGCGCCCGCTGCCGGAGCGGGCCGCCGCCTTCGCCCGGCTGCGCGCGCTCGGCGGGCCGGTGTACTTCACCGATCTGCGCACCGGGAAGGGCTTCCACGCGCTGGTCCGGCACGCCGACGTGGTCGCCGCCAGTCGTACCCCGGAGGTGTTCATCAGCGGTCCGGGCGTCACCACGCCCGAACCGGCGCGCTGGGTACGGACGTTGTTCGGCGACTCGATGGTGAACCTGGACGACCCTCGGCACGCCGACCTGCGCCGGATCGTCTCCCGGGCCTTCACCCCGCGTCTGATCGCCAAGGTCGAGGACGACATCCGCTCGGTGGCCCGGGAGTTGGTGGACGAGGTGATCGCCCGCCGCCCCACCGACTTCGTCAGCGCGGTGGCCGCCGAACTGCCCTATCGGGTGATCTGCAACATGATGGGCATCCCCGAGCCGCAGCGGAACCGCATCCTGGCCCAGATCAACCACGCCTCGGAGAACACCGGCGTGGCCCGCAGCCGAATTCGCATCCCCGGCAAGGGCCTGCGCGCGCTGGCCCGGATGCAGGGCTCGATCGCCGCCCTCGGCCGGGAGCGCCGCCGCCGCCCCACCGACGACCTGATCTCCGCACTGGTCACCGCCGACGTGGACGGCCGTCGGCTCAACTCCCGTGAGCTGGGCGCCTTCTTCTCCCTGCTGCTGGTCGCCGGGGTGGAGACCACCCGCAACGCGCTCGCCCACGGCCTGCACCTGCTGACCGAACACCCCGAGCAGCGCGAGCTGTTGCTCGCCGACCTGGACACCCACCTGGGCGGCGCGGTCGAGGAGATGGTCCGGCACTCGACCCCGATCATCCAGTTCCGCCGCACCGTCGCGGCCGACCACCAGCTGAACGGCACCCACCTCGCGAAGGGCGAGAAGGTGGTGCTGTTCTTCGGCTCCGCCAACCGGGACGAGGCGGTCTTCACCGACCCGGACGCCTTCGACATCACCCGCTCGCCCAACCCGCACCTCGGCTTCGGCGGCGGTGGCCCGCACTTCTGCCTCGGCGCCTACCTGGCCCGCCAGGAGATGAAGGTGCTCTTCCGGGAGCTCCTCACCCGCCTCCCCGACATCCACTCGGTCGGCGAGCCCGAGCTGATCCACTCCAACTTCGACAACCGGGTGAGGGCCCTGCGCTTCGGATATCGGCTTTCGTCCAGCTGA
- a CDS encoding EI24 domain-containing protein, giving the protein MRDFVAGLGYLLKGQKWVARHGRWWGFGMIPALIALVGYVAALAALTVWSGDVVDWATPFADGWGSPWQGLVRGAVLVALFGAAVGLSLVTFTAVTLLIGQPFYESLCEQVDETEGGAPAKPDIPLWGELLISARDSLYVLVRVLAFGIVLFLCGFIPVVGQTVVPVVALAVSGYFMAAELTAVALQRRGVPQRERLRLLRGRLGLALGFGMPLMLLMLVPFVTVLAMPGAVAGATLLARDLAPVEELPDEVEEELPHQ; this is encoded by the coding sequence ATGCGAGATTTTGTGGCGGGGCTCGGCTACCTGCTCAAGGGTCAGAAGTGGGTGGCGCGGCACGGGCGCTGGTGGGGCTTCGGGATGATCCCGGCGCTGATCGCCCTGGTCGGGTACGTGGCGGCGCTGGCCGCGCTGACGGTCTGGTCGGGGGACGTGGTCGATTGGGCCACCCCGTTCGCCGACGGCTGGGGTTCGCCCTGGCAGGGGCTGGTCCGGGGAGCGGTGCTGGTGGCGCTGTTCGGCGCCGCGGTGGGGCTCTCGCTGGTGACCTTCACGGCGGTGACACTGCTGATCGGGCAGCCGTTCTACGAGTCGCTCTGCGAGCAGGTGGACGAGACCGAGGGCGGCGCCCCGGCCAAGCCGGACATCCCGCTCTGGGGGGAGCTGCTGATCTCGGCCCGGGACAGCCTGTACGTGCTGGTGCGGGTGCTGGCGTTCGGGATCGTGCTGTTCCTCTGCGGGTTCATCCCGGTGGTCGGCCAGACCGTGGTGCCGGTGGTCGCGCTCGCGGTGTCCGGCTACTTCATGGCGGCCGAGCTGACCGCCGTCGCCCTCCAGCGGCGCGGCGTCCCGCAGCGGGAGCGGCTGCGGCTGCTGCGCGGGCGGCTCGGGCTGGCGCTCGGGTTCGGGATGCCGCTGATGCTGCTGATGCTGGTGCCCTTCGTGACCGTGCTGGCGATGCCCGGCGCGGTGGCGGGCGCCACCCTGCTGGCGCGGGACCTGGCGCCGGTCGAGGAACTGCCCGACGAAGTGGAAGAGGAATTGCCCCACCAGTAA
- a CDS encoding maleylpyruvate isomerase family mycothiol-dependent enzyme, producing the protein MDRTDYASALRRDGARMAEAAVDLTARVAGCPEWDVAELLRHTGQVHRFWTRIADGSVTDPSDNVATASPADAELAGWLAKGVERCAATLERLDPELPRWTWSVQQNAGFIQRRMAQETAVHCWDALYAVGRDEPIERALAADGIDEFLHLFISGAPTADFPADGLHLHATDGPGEWLLRAVDGGWQVGTEHAKGAVAVRGSASDLLLLLWQRRSADQLEVFGTAEDLAAVLAPFVRN; encoded by the coding sequence GTGGACCGAACTGACTACGCCTCAGCCCTCCGTCGCGACGGGGCCCGGATGGCCGAAGCCGCCGTCGATCTCACCGCGCGGGTGGCCGGCTGCCCCGAGTGGGACGTCGCCGAGCTGCTCAGGCACACCGGGCAGGTGCACCGGTTCTGGACCAGGATCGCCGACGGCTCCGTCACCGACCCGTCCGACAACGTCGCGACCGCCTCGCCCGCCGACGCCGAACTGGCCGGCTGGCTCGCCAAGGGGGTCGAGCGGTGCGCCGCCACCCTGGAGCGGCTGGACCCGGAACTCCCGCGCTGGACCTGGTCCGTACAGCAGAACGCCGGCTTCATCCAGCGCCGGATGGCCCAGGAGACCGCCGTCCACTGCTGGGACGCCCTGTACGCCGTCGGCCGGGACGAGCCGATCGAGCGCGCGCTCGCGGCCGACGGCATCGACGAGTTCCTGCACCTGTTCATCTCCGGCGCTCCGACCGCCGACTTCCCCGCCGACGGCCTGCACCTGCACGCCACCGACGGCCCGGGCGAGTGGCTGCTGCGCGCCGTCGACGGCGGCTGGCAGGTCGGCACCGAGCACGCGAAGGGCGCGGTCGCGGTCCGGGGCTCCGCCTCCGACCTGCTGCTCCTGCTCTGGCAGCGGCGCTCCGCCGACCAGCTGGAGGTCTTCGGCACGGCCGAGGACCTGGCCGCCGTCCTGGCCCCGTTCGTCCGCAACTGA
- a CDS encoding alkaline phosphatase, producing MRRSLWQTSAVLVAVGALVGGTAATASSETYESSNHRDQDKIRNVIYLLGDGMGRTHVTAGRERYYGAAGKLAMERLPYTGAVSTYAVEKGSQQPALVTDSASSATAWSSGVKTYNAALGVDSNEKRVATLMEQAHAAGFATGNVSTAEITDATPAGQFSHALLRGCQGPVYSDAACLPKNADGSFEAKPADSTLITPIAEQIARNGTADVILGGGLARFEPDDQKALQAQGYQVLGSFGDPALPAQTAASQKVATKADLDAAKGKKVVGLFNRGNLTVEQAKAALPAGAPQKLEPTLAELTRKSISLLNGRRDSKGFVLQVEGAQIDKRSHANDADQTLGEVKAFDDAVAAAVDFAQKDGHTLVIVTADHECAGFNIIEKGSFTNAEAAAPPANSDAGNTANNSSPARSAGANVKDPARSSGIVNGAGAKDPKNFAPATFRTPDDPAGVVDGSAQASLWLTYLSGNHTGADVPIFAYGPGGQAFAASQDNTELYTKMYRALFRKAPHQH from the coding sequence ATGCGACGCAGCCTTTGGCAGACCTCCGCGGTACTTGTCGCGGTCGGTGCCCTGGTGGGCGGCACTGCCGCCACCGCAAGCTCCGAGACGTATGAGAGCAGCAACCACCGGGACCAGGACAAGATCCGCAACGTGATCTACCTGCTCGGCGACGGCATGGGGCGTACCCACGTCACCGCCGGCCGGGAGCGCTACTACGGTGCGGCCGGGAAGCTGGCCATGGAGCGGCTGCCGTACACCGGTGCCGTGTCCACCTACGCGGTGGAGAAGGGCAGTCAGCAGCCCGCGCTGGTCACCGACTCGGCCAGCTCGGCGACCGCCTGGTCGTCCGGTGTGAAGACGTACAACGCCGCGCTCGGCGTGGACAGCAACGAGAAGCGGGTCGCGACCCTGATGGAGCAGGCCCACGCGGCCGGCTTCGCCACGGGCAACGTCTCGACTGCCGAGATCACCGACGCCACCCCGGCCGGGCAGTTCAGCCACGCGCTGCTGCGCGGCTGCCAGGGCCCGGTCTACTCGGACGCCGCCTGCCTGCCGAAGAACGCCGACGGCAGCTTCGAGGCCAAGCCCGCCGACAGCACGCTGATCACGCCGATCGCCGAGCAGATCGCGCGCAACGGCACGGCGGACGTCATCCTCGGTGGCGGCCTGGCCCGCTTCGAGCCGGACGACCAGAAGGCGCTGCAGGCGCAGGGCTACCAGGTGCTGGGCAGCTTCGGCGACCCGGCGCTGCCCGCGCAGACCGCCGCCAGCCAGAAGGTCGCCACCAAGGCGGACCTGGACGCGGCCAAGGGCAAGAAGGTCGTCGGCCTGTTCAACCGGGGCAATCTGACGGTCGAGCAGGCGAAGGCCGCGCTGCCCGCCGGTGCGCCGCAGAAGCTGGAGCCGACCCTCGCGGAGCTGACCCGCAAGTCGATCTCGCTGCTGAACGGCCGCCGGGACTCGAAGGGCTTCGTGCTCCAGGTCGAGGGCGCGCAGATCGACAAGCGCTCGCACGCCAACGACGCGGACCAGACGCTCGGCGAGGTCAAGGCCTTCGACGACGCCGTGGCCGCCGCGGTCGACTTCGCGCAGAAGGACGGCCACACCCTGGTGATCGTGACCGCCGACCACGAGTGCGCCGGCTTCAACATCATCGAGAAGGGCAGCTTCACCAACGCCGAGGCCGCCGCGCCGCCGGCCAACAGCGACGCGGGCAACACCGCGAACAACAGCTCCCCGGCTCGCTCGGCCGGCGCCAACGTCAAGGACCCGGCCCGCTCCAGCGGCATCGTCAACGGGGCCGGCGCCAAGGACCCGAAGAACTTCGCCCCGGCCACCTTCCGCACCCCGGACGACCCGGCCGGCGTGGTCGACGGCAGCGCCCAGGCCAGCCTGTGGCTGACCTACCTGTCCGGCAACCACACCGGTGCCGACGTGCCGATCTTCGCGTACGGCCCGGGCGGCCAGGCCTTCGCGGCCAGCCAGGACAACACCGAGCTCTACACCAAGATGTACCGCGCGCTGTTCCGGAAGGCGCCCCACCAGCACTGA
- a CDS encoding PPOX class F420-dependent oxidoreductase, producing MDATPEQLERIRSLAAGSYLLVTTYKKDGTPVPTPVWVVRDGNALGIWTVTDSWKVKRIRNRADVLVGPCDLRGNPTGDSVPATAELLAPEQTAAYRTLLRRKYGMLGVVTLLGSKLRRGDRGTIGIRITLKD from the coding sequence ATGGACGCGACGCCCGAGCAGCTCGAACGTATCCGCAGCCTGGCCGCCGGGAGCTACCTGCTGGTGACCACGTACAAGAAGGACGGCACCCCCGTCCCCACCCCGGTCTGGGTGGTGCGCGACGGCAACGCCCTCGGCATCTGGACGGTCACCGACTCCTGGAAGGTCAAGCGGATCCGCAACCGCGCCGACGTCCTGGTCGGCCCCTGCGACCTGCGCGGCAACCCCACCGGCGACTCCGTCCCCGCCACCGCCGAACTCCTCGCCCCCGAACAGACCGCCGCCTACCGGACCTTGCTGCGCCGCAAGTACGGCATGCTCGGCGTGGTCACCCTGCTCGGCAGCAAGCTCCGCCGCGGCGACCGGGGCACCATCGGCATCCGGATCACGCTGAAGGACTGA
- a CDS encoding cupin domain-containing protein, protein MSNAHDVVLVRAADAEVLADAPGSLITLLADSAQTGGKVTSNRATFEKGAVGAPPHFHTRATEFFFGLDGQLDVLIGDRIETLGRGDFLAVPPGTPHAFAPAADSTADVLVVFTPGMDRFDYYRLLDRVNKGEASVQEIRESGPHFDNHYAESPVWAARAGR, encoded by the coding sequence ATGTCCAACGCTCACGATGTCGTCCTGGTCCGCGCCGCCGATGCCGAGGTCCTGGCGGACGCACCGGGCAGCCTGATCACCCTGCTCGCGGACTCCGCGCAGACCGGCGGCAAGGTCACCAGCAACCGGGCGACGTTCGAGAAGGGCGCGGTCGGCGCTCCCCCGCACTTCCACACCCGGGCCACCGAGTTCTTCTTCGGCCTGGACGGGCAGTTGGACGTCCTGATCGGCGACCGGATCGAGACCCTGGGCCGCGGTGACTTCCTCGCGGTGCCGCCCGGCACCCCGCACGCGTTCGCCCCGGCCGCCGACTCGACCGCCGACGTGCTGGTGGTGTTCACCCCCGGCATGGACCGGTTCGACTACTACCGTCTGCTGGACCGGGTGAACAAGGGCGAGGCGAGCGTGCAGGAGATCAGGGAGTCCGGGCCGCACTTCGACAACCACTACGCCGAGAGCCCGGTCTGGGCGGCGCGCGCGGGTCGCTGA